Proteins co-encoded in one Neofelis nebulosa isolate mNeoNeb1 chromosome 2, mNeoNeb1.pri, whole genome shotgun sequence genomic window:
- the UBIAD1 gene encoding ubiA prenyltransferase domain-containing protein 1 isoform X1, translated as MAASHVPGEINIQAGETAKVGDRDLLGNDCPEQDRLPQRSWRQKCASYVLALRPWSFSASLTPVALGSALAYRSQGVLDPRLLVGCAVAVLAVHGAGNLVNTYYDFSKGIDHKKSDDRTLVDRILEPQDVVRFGVFLYTLGCVCAACLYYLSPLKLEHLALIYFGGLSGSFLYTGGIGFKYVALGDLVILITFGPLAVMFAYAVQVGSLAVFPLVYAIPLALSTEAILHSNNTRDMDSDREAGIVTLAILIGPTLSYMLYNTLLFLPYLIFSILATRCSISLALPLLTIPMAFSLERQFRSQAFNKLPQRTAKLNLLLGLFYVFGIVLAPAGSLPKL; from the exons ATGGCGGCCTCTCACGTTCCGGGGGAGATTAACATACAGGCGGGAGAGACGGCCAAGGTCGGGGACAGGGACCTGCTGGGGAACGACTGTCCGGAGCAGGACAGGCTTCCCCAACGCTCCTGGAGGCAGAAATGCGCCTCCTACGTGCTGGCCCTGCGGCCGTGGAGCTTCAGTGCCTCACTCACCCCGGTGGCCTTGGGCAGTGCCCTGGCCTACAGATCCCAGGGCGTCCTGGATCCCAGGCTGCTGGTGGGTTGTGCCGTGGCCGTCCTTGCCGTGCACGGGGCTGGCAATTTGGTCAACACTTACTATGACTTTTCCAAGGGCATTGACCACAAAAAGAGTGATGACAGGACCCTGGTGGACCGAATCTTGGAGCCCCAGGATGTTGTCCGGTTTGGAGTCTTCCTCTACACTCTGGGCTGTGTCTGTGCCGCTTGTCTCTACTACCTGTCCCCTCTGAAACTGGAGCACTTGGCTCTCATCTACTTTGGAGGCCTGTCTGGCTCCTTTCTCTACACGGGAG GAATCGGATTCAAGTATGTGGCCCTGGGAGACCTCGTCATCCTCATCACTTTCGGCCCGCTGGCCGTGATGTTCGCCTACGCCGTCCAGGTGGGGTCCCTGGCGGTCTTCCCCCTGGTCTACGCCATCCCCCTCGCCCTCAGCACCGAGGCCATTCTCCACTCCAACAACACCAGGGACATGGACTCCGACAGGGAGGCCGGCATCGTGACTCTCGCCATCCTCATCGGCCCCACCCTCTCCTACATGCTCTACAACACGCTGCTCTTCCTGCCCTACCTGATCTTCAGCATCCTGGCCACACGCTGCAGCAtcagcctggccctgcccctgctcaccatTCCCATGGCCTTCTCCCTGGAGAGACAGTTCCGGAGCCAGGCTTTCAACAAACTGCCCCAGAGGACTGCCAAACTCAACCTCCTGCTGGGGCTCTTCTACGTCTTTGGCATCGTCCTGGCCCCAGCGGGCAGTCTGCCCAAACTCTGA
- the UBIAD1 gene encoding ubiA prenyltransferase domain-containing protein 1 isoform X2 yields MAASHVPGEINIQAGETAKVGDRDLLGNDCPEQDRLPQRSWRQKCASYVLALRPWSFSASLTPVALGSALAYRSQGVLDPRLLVGCAVAVLAVHGAGNLVNTYYDFSKGIDHKKSDDRTLVDRILEPQDVVRFGVFLYTLGCVCAACLYYLSPLKLEHLALIYFGGLSGSFLYTGATALTSTRRAGHVSKRRVGSWWRSMPGPCWEPSCLASSLGRGCSLNNVRFCRRH; encoded by the exons ATGGCGGCCTCTCACGTTCCGGGGGAGATTAACATACAGGCGGGAGAGACGGCCAAGGTCGGGGACAGGGACCTGCTGGGGAACGACTGTCCGGAGCAGGACAGGCTTCCCCAACGCTCCTGGAGGCAGAAATGCGCCTCCTACGTGCTGGCCCTGCGGCCGTGGAGCTTCAGTGCCTCACTCACCCCGGTGGCCTTGGGCAGTGCCCTGGCCTACAGATCCCAGGGCGTCCTGGATCCCAGGCTGCTGGTGGGTTGTGCCGTGGCCGTCCTTGCCGTGCACGGGGCTGGCAATTTGGTCAACACTTACTATGACTTTTCCAAGGGCATTGACCACAAAAAGAGTGATGACAGGACCCTGGTGGACCGAATCTTGGAGCCCCAGGATGTTGTCCGGTTTGGAGTCTTCCTCTACACTCTGGGCTGTGTCTGTGCCGCTTGTCTCTACTACCTGTCCCCTCTGAAACTGGAGCACTTGGCTCTCATCTACTTTGGAGGCCTGTCTGGCTCCTTTCTCTACACGGGAG CTACAGCCCTGACATCCACCCGGAGAGCTGGGCATGTAAGCAAAAGAAGAGTGGGCAGCTGGTGGAGAAGCATGCCGGGTCCCTGCTGGGAGCCTTCCTGCCTGGCATCTTCCTTGGGCAGAGGTTGTTCCCTCAACAATGTGAGATTCTGCAGGAGACATTGA